A genomic region of Chlorobaculum parvum NCIB 8327 contains the following coding sequences:
- a CDS encoding mechanosensitive ion channel family protein, protein MESTNLHELTSVFDWLVRPLFAIGKSEISIFKIASIILSVAVIVASAKFLKRLLVGKLLVSSVHDKGTRSALGTIVQYLIVFFGFLIVLQSAGIDLSTLTVLSGTIGLGIGFGLQNIADNFFSGLIILLERPVKVGDRIQVGDINGDVVRIAIRSTTVLTNDNINIIIPNSEFVSKQVINWSHNDRNLRVSVPVGVSYGSNPEQVKTVLLSVADNHPDILAKPAPAVLFTGFGNSSLDFELLVWTQTRIQTPRFLRSELNYRIFAAFRKSGIEIPFPQTDLHIRSTDIPLWEPRAPKSASS, encoded by the coding sequence ATGGAATCGACAAATTTGCATGAACTGACCTCTGTTTTTGACTGGCTTGTTCGTCCGTTGTTTGCAATCGGCAAATCCGAGATTTCGATTTTCAAGATTGCGAGCATTATCCTTTCTGTTGCCGTCATCGTTGCGTCAGCGAAGTTTCTGAAGCGTCTGCTGGTCGGAAAACTTCTGGTTTCTTCTGTGCATGATAAAGGGACCCGCTCAGCCCTCGGCACAATCGTTCAGTACCTGATCGTCTTTTTCGGTTTTCTGATCGTGCTGCAATCGGCGGGTATTGACCTGAGTACGCTGACCGTGCTGTCGGGTACCATCGGTCTTGGTATCGGTTTCGGTTTGCAGAATATCGCCGATAACTTTTTCAGTGGCCTGATCATTCTGCTCGAACGCCCGGTCAAGGTTGGTGACCGGATTCAGGTCGGCGACATCAATGGCGACGTGGTTCGGATCGCCATTCGTTCCACAACCGTGCTGACCAACGACAATATCAACATCATCATTCCCAATTCGGAGTTTGTCTCAAAGCAGGTAATCAACTGGAGCCACAACGACCGCAATCTTCGCGTGTCGGTTCCGGTCGGGGTCTCCTATGGCTCCAATCCCGAACAGGTAAAAACGGTGCTGCTCAGCGTCGCAGACAATCATCCCGATATTCTCGCCAAACCAGCGCCTGCCGTGCTTTTTACCGGTTTTGGCAACAGTTCACTCGATTTTGAGCTGCTGGTGTGGACCCAGACGCGCATCCAGACACCGAGGTTTCTGCGCAGTGAGCTGAACTACCGGATCTTTGCTGCGTTTCGCAAGAGCGGGATCGAAATTCCTTTTCCGCAAACCGATCTTCACATCAGGAGCACAGACATTCCGCTTTGGGAGCCTCGCGCTCCGAAGAGCGCTTCCAGTTGA
- the bchJ gene encoding bacteriochlorophyll 4-vinyl reductase: MSTPSRIGPNSIIQTVGALETAYGKDETENLLKKMGQGYLIGNLPSEMVEESKFHSLVTALQKEIGEEATAGILQESGERTAKYLLRVRIPGPFQTIVKLLPAGLAFKVFLFAISKNAWTFAGSGEFSYGSKPSPNVMVKVTFPSHPVVGNFYLGTFNALLKELVNPQTTIKADIRKESGAIVCNYRCNI, translated from the coding sequence ATGAGCACCCCATCCAGAATAGGACCGAACTCCATCATACAAACCGTCGGTGCGCTAGAAACCGCCTATGGAAAAGACGAAACAGAAAACCTGCTGAAGAAAATGGGGCAGGGTTACCTGATCGGCAACCTGCCTTCGGAAATGGTCGAGGAGTCGAAATTCCATTCGCTGGTCACTGCCCTGCAGAAAGAGATCGGTGAAGAGGCTACGGCAGGCATCCTGCAAGAGTCGGGCGAACGTACGGCAAAGTACCTGCTCAGGGTTCGCATTCCCGGACCGTTCCAGACCATCGTCAAACTGCTGCCTGCCGGTCTGGCGTTTAAGGTGTTCCTGTTCGCCATCAGCAAAAATGCGTGGACGTTTGCCGGAAGCGGCGAATTCAGCTACGGCTCGAAACCTTCGCCGAACGTCATGGTCAAGGTCACCTTCCCATCGCACCCGGTTGTGGGCAACTTCTATCTCGGCACCTTCAACGCTCTGCTCAAGGAGCTGGTCAATCCGCAAACGACCATCAAAGCCGACATCCGCAAAGAGAGCGGCGCCATTGTCTGCAACTACCGCTGCAATATCTGA
- a CDS encoding D-glycero-alpha-D-manno-heptose-1,7-bisphosphate 7-phosphatase, with product MQSVKVLFLDRDGTINRDIGSYVSNREEFVLIDRADEAIALARQAGFRIVIVTNQAGIARGIVTPQDVEDVHDYLSELLAERETSYDRCYYCPAHPNHPHPEYDRFADFRKPSPRMVEQAVADFREEGLEVDRESSFFIGDKLIDVECGQRAGLKTILLRTGHNEEHLCEERQMFPDHVADDLYQAVTGYILGEPSR from the coding sequence ATGCAGTCAGTCAAAGTCCTGTTTCTGGACAGGGACGGAACCATCAATCGCGATATCGGCAGCTACGTTTCCAACCGCGAGGAGTTTGTGCTGATCGACCGTGCCGACGAGGCGATTGCCCTTGCGCGGCAGGCCGGGTTCCGGATTGTGATCGTCACCAATCAGGCGGGCATCGCTCGCGGCATCGTTACCCCACAGGACGTTGAAGATGTTCACGACTACCTCAGCGAACTGCTGGCGGAGCGTGAAACTTCGTATGACCGCTGCTATTACTGCCCGGCCCATCCCAACCATCCCCATCCCGAGTACGATCGTTTCGCCGACTTCCGCAAACCTTCGCCCCGTATGGTTGAGCAGGCCGTGGCCGATTTCCGCGAGGAGGGGCTCGAGGTTGATCGGGAGTCCTCATTTTTCATCGGTGACAAGCTGATCGATGTGGAGTGCGGCCAGCGCGCAGGCCTGAAAACCATTTTGCTCAGAACCGGCCACAACGAAGAGCACCTCTGCGAGGAGCGCCAGATGTTTCCCGACCACGTAGCCGATGACCTCTACCAGGCCGTAACCGGGTATATTCTCGGCGAGCCGTCTCGCTGA
- the hemW gene encoding radical SAM family heme chaperone HemW, translated as MFSLYVHIPFCRERCPYCDFFLITRPGFVERFFEALAVETASKASLLEGRTIDAIHFGGGTPSLVPVSFISGWLEQVAGLAGLSADTEITLEANPEDLDTATLDALRAAGVNRLSIGVQSFTDRKLRALGRAHTAADAERTVSEALERFPSVSIDLICGAEGESAREWEGDLRAALRFRPQHVSVYMLTLEEKTRLWRDVSKGLRELPGEGQQASMYRQAMMMLCGAGYRHYEVSNYALEGHHSRYNLSSWKREPYLGFGPSAHSFLQTAEGEVRFSNASNLHRYLTDPANATDFREVLTAGQRFDEEVFLSLRIRKGLTVEFLRKGHTLGLQRLDDRLARLQAEGWIAVEGGQVTLTDDGFLFADLVAGELLSE; from the coding sequence ATGTTCAGCCTCTACGTTCACATCCCCTTCTGCCGTGAGCGTTGCCCTTACTGCGATTTTTTTCTGATTACCCGCCCCGGTTTTGTCGAGCGCTTTTTCGAGGCGCTTGCCGTCGAGACCGCATCAAAGGCTTCGTTGCTTGAGGGGCGGACGATCGACGCGATCCACTTTGGTGGCGGTACGCCGTCGCTGGTGCCGGTTTCGTTCATTTCCGGATGGCTGGAGCAGGTTGCCGGGCTGGCCGGCCTGTCGGCTGATACCGAGATCACGCTTGAAGCCAATCCCGAAGACCTTGACACGGCGACGCTCGATGCGCTGCGAGCGGCGGGCGTCAACCGCCTGAGTATCGGCGTGCAGTCGTTTACTGATCGCAAGCTCCGTGCGCTCGGCAGGGCGCACACGGCAGCGGATGCCGAGCGCACGGTGTCGGAGGCGTTGGAGCGCTTCCCGTCGGTGAGCATCGACCTGATCTGCGGGGCGGAGGGGGAGAGCGCCAGGGAGTGGGAGGGCGATCTCCGTGCGGCGCTCCGGTTTCGTCCGCAGCACGTTTCGGTTTACATGCTCACTCTCGAAGAGAAGACCCGGCTTTGGCGTGATGTCAGCAAGGGACTCCGGGAGCTGCCCGGCGAGGGGCAACAGGCTTCGATGTACCGGCAGGCCATGATGATGCTGTGCGGCGCGGGGTACCGGCACTACGAAGTTTCCAACTACGCGCTCGAAGGGCACCATTCGCGTTACAACCTTTCAAGCTGGAAGCGCGAGCCGTACCTCGGTTTTGGGCCCTCGGCGCACAGCTTTCTCCAAACGGCGGAGGGCGAGGTGCGCTTTTCCAACGCATCGAATCTGCATCGCTATCTCACCGATCCGGCCAACGCCACCGACTTCAGGGAGGTGCTTACCGCCGGGCAGCGGTTTGACGAGGAGGTGTTTCTTTCCCTGAGAATCCGCAAGGGGCTGACCGTGGAGTTTTTGCGAAAAGGTCATACATTAGGGCTTCAGCGTCTGGATGACCGCCTTGCCCGGTTGCAGGCCGAAGGGTGGATCGCGGTCGAGGGCGGACAGGTTACTCTGACCGATGATGGGTTCCTGTTTGCCGATCTCGTGGCCGGTGAGCTGCTGTCGGAGTGA
- a CDS encoding starch synthase: MARRNYKVLYVSGEVSPFVRVSSLADFMASFPQALEEEGFEARIMMPKYGIINDRKFRLHDVLRLSDIEVPLKEKTEMLHVKVTALPSSKIQTYFLYNEKHFKRSGLFSDLQLGGDHKGSAEKLIFFSVGVMETLVRLGWQPDIIHCNDWHAGLVPLLARTRYAKHDFFKKVKIVQSVHNVYRQGVFQPKMFQKHLDPEVFDGLEREGDDINLLATGIKYADLVTTTSPSYAKQIASDPESSFGMDKALKACKDRFHGILNGMDTRQWNPSSDKLIKKRYSAAQPELKLEDKKVLLEEVGLPFSEETPVVGVITTFDDVQGMGLLKESLSKLLELDLQLIVSGSGNKEFEQELRDLVEEHPEKLAVNTDFTDAFYHQMIAGLDMLIMPSRIESCGMKQMFAMNYGTVPIAYAGGGIVETIEEVSGDKGTGFVFTDYTAEALTAKLGEALSMFDDKERWAELMREGMERDFSWSASAEQYAELYREILG; the protein is encoded by the coding sequence ATGGCCAGACGAAATTACAAAGTTCTTTATGTCTCTGGCGAAGTCTCTCCTTTTGTAAGAGTCAGCTCGTTGGCTGATTTTATGGCGTCATTTCCACAGGCTCTTGAAGAGGAAGGGTTTGAGGCTCGCATTATGATGCCGAAGTACGGCATTATCAATGACCGGAAATTCCGTCTGCATGATGTGCTCCGGCTTTCCGATATCGAGGTGCCTCTCAAGGAGAAGACCGAGATGCTGCATGTGAAGGTTACCGCCCTTCCGTCAAGCAAGATACAGACCTACTTTCTTTACAACGAGAAGCATTTCAAGCGGAGCGGACTTTTTTCCGATCTCCAGCTTGGCGGTGACCACAAAGGCAGTGCCGAGAAGCTGATCTTTTTCAGCGTTGGTGTGATGGAAACGCTCGTTCGCCTTGGCTGGCAGCCGGACATCATCCACTGTAACGACTGGCATGCAGGCCTGGTGCCGCTGCTTGCCCGCACCCGCTACGCAAAGCACGACTTCTTCAAAAAAGTGAAGATCGTTCAGTCCGTGCACAACGTCTATCGCCAAGGCGTTTTCCAGCCGAAGATGTTTCAGAAGCATCTCGACCCCGAGGTGTTCGACGGGCTTGAAAGAGAGGGCGACGACATCAATCTGCTCGCCACAGGTATCAAGTACGCCGATCTGGTCACCACGACTTCACCTTCCTATGCCAAGCAGATCGCCAGTGATCCGGAGAGCTCTTTCGGCATGGACAAGGCCTTGAAGGCTTGCAAGGATCGTTTCCACGGCATTCTCAACGGTATGGATACCCGCCAGTGGAACCCCTCCAGTGACAAGCTCATCAAAAAGCGTTACAGCGCCGCTCAGCCGGAACTGAAGCTCGAGGACAAGAAGGTGCTGCTCGAAGAGGTCGGACTGCCTTTTTCCGAAGAGACCCCTGTGGTCGGCGTGATTACGACCTTCGATGACGTTCAGGGCATGGGGCTTCTGAAAGAGAGTCTGTCGAAGCTGCTTGAGCTTGATCTTCAGCTGATCGTTTCCGGTTCGGGCAACAAGGAATTCGAGCAGGAGTTGCGCGATCTTGTCGAAGAGCATCCGGAGAAGCTGGCCGTGAATACGGACTTTACCGATGCGTTTTACCACCAGATGATTGCCGGACTCGATATGCTGATTATGCCGTCGCGTATAGAGTCGTGCGGTATGAAGCAGATGTTCGCCATGAATTACGGTACCGTGCCGATTGCCTATGCTGGCGGCGGCATCGTGGAGACCATCGAGGAGGTCTCCGGCGACAAGGGCACCGGTTTCGTGTTTACCGACTACACGGCCGAGGCGCTGACGGCAAAACTCGGTGAGGCGCTTTCGATGTTTGACGACAAGGAGCGCTGGGCGGAGCTGATGCGCGAAGGCATGGAGCGCGACTTTTCATGGAGCGCTTCGGCGGAGCAGTACGCCGAGCTCTACCGCGAAATTCTCGGCTGA
- a CDS encoding glycosyltransferase family 117 protein, whose translation MSHNKLNRLIAVLIFVVAEAVYLATMAPTLSFWDCGEVIATSRTLGVPHPPGAPLYLLFGHLFSLLPTFGDIGARINFFSTLLSSATIMLTYLIIVRLITIARNSKPAEWDLPDKIAAYGGAAVGALALAFSDSFWFNAVETSLWAASSFLTATIFWMMLCWYDEDPAPGSERWLLAVMYMIGLSIGVHLLCLLALFSLVLLYYFKKYPVTLKSFSLMGLFSLGLFFLIYRGIIKELPVLLVHTSWWGLGLLITLLVYGVWFSQQKRLVLPNLVLMSVLLLILGYTSYLLIFVRAHAGPPINENDPSTLQAFFSYVNREQYGSWPLWPRRWSPEPVHQYFYRFYSGDWDYFFRYQLDLMYLRYFGWQFIGRSAPIEGAVIDWGQLWGVPLLAGLYGAVSHFRRNWKMALVVGVLFAMTGLILVVYLNQPEPQPRERDYSYVGSFFAFALWIGIGIESLWASASKALKSAEVRNRTLSAALLVFAALYLIDGRMVMANYRTHDRSGNYVAWDWAWNILQSCEKDAILFTNGDNDTFPLWYMQEVEGVRTDVRVVNLSLANTGWYLLQLKHDSPRGAKPVELKISDADLKAITYVPVDSVDVAVPAGSEQRKLFSDARRSGVSLPATPSDSLRWRIRPGLSYQGTTYLRPQDIAVYMIVSDNYGKRPIYFALTVDPTEMIGLERNLRLDGLVYRVVPLRSDSAQDFSDPGTLYGNLFNTYRYRNIGNLSVNIDETSRNLLGNYPPLFGRLALDLSAAPGDSVRVPDKSGVLQTRQRRALAYEVLDRYEKLFPLERYPVSPSFAATVASLRISEGAKQKAYPYINYLEVLASRSDVREEPELYLLLSQVYRKAGESGKADAVLNHLKQALPALRERLDSLKQ comes from the coding sequence ATGTCTCATAACAAGCTGAACAGGCTCATCGCCGTCCTCATCTTTGTCGTTGCCGAAGCGGTTTATCTCGCGACGATGGCGCCGACCCTTTCCTTCTGGGACTGCGGCGAGGTGATCGCGACCTCCCGCACGCTCGGCGTTCCGCACCCGCCCGGTGCGCCGCTCTATCTGCTGTTCGGTCACCTCTTTTCGCTGCTGCCGACGTTCGGCGACATCGGTGCGCGCATCAACTTTTTCAGCACGCTGCTCAGTTCGGCCACCATCATGCTGACCTACCTGATCATCGTCAGGCTTATCACCATCGCCCGGAACTCAAAGCCCGCCGAGTGGGACCTTCCGGATAAAATCGCGGCATACGGCGGAGCGGCGGTCGGCGCGCTGGCGCTGGCTTTTTCGGACAGCTTCTGGTTCAACGCGGTCGAGACGAGTCTGTGGGCCGCGTCGTCATTCCTGACGGCAACTATTTTCTGGATGATGCTCTGTTGGTACGACGAAGATCCCGCGCCCGGCAGCGAGCGGTGGTTGCTGGCGGTGATGTACATGATCGGCCTCTCCATCGGCGTGCACCTGCTCTGTCTGCTCGCGCTGTTTTCGCTCGTGCTGCTCTACTATTTCAAAAAATATCCCGTCACGCTGAAGTCGTTCAGCCTGATGGGGCTTTTCAGCCTCGGTCTCTTTTTCCTCATCTATCGCGGCATCATCAAGGAGCTGCCGGTGCTGCTGGTGCACACCTCGTGGTGGGGTCTGGGTTTGCTGATCACGTTGCTGGTGTACGGCGTCTGGTTCAGCCAGCAGAAGCGGCTGGTGCTGCCGAACCTTGTGCTGATGTCAGTTTTGCTCCTCATTCTCGGCTACACCTCCTACCTGCTGATTTTCGTGCGCGCGCACGCCGGACCGCCGATCAACGAGAACGATCCCTCGACGCTCCAGGCCTTTTTCTCTTACGTCAACCGTGAACAGTATGGAAGCTGGCCCCTGTGGCCGAGGCGCTGGTCACCCGAGCCGGTGCATCAGTATTTCTACCGCTTCTACTCGGGCGACTGGGACTATTTTTTCCGCTACCAGCTCGACCTCATGTACCTGCGCTACTTCGGCTGGCAGTTCATCGGACGCTCGGCTCCCATCGAGGGGGCGGTGATCGACTGGGGGCAGTTGTGGGGCGTGCCGCTGCTGGCCGGTCTGTATGGCGCGGTGTCGCATTTCAGGCGGAACTGGAAGATGGCGCTTGTCGTCGGCGTGCTGTTTGCCATGACCGGCCTGATCCTCGTGGTCTACCTCAACCAGCCGGAGCCGCAGCCGCGCGAGCGTGACTACAGTTACGTCGGCAGTTTTTTCGCCTTCGCGCTCTGGATCGGCATCGGCATCGAAAGCCTCTGGGCGTCCGCTTCAAAAGCGTTGAAGAGCGCCGAGGTGCGCAACCGGACGTTGAGTGCTGCCCTGCTGGTGTTCGCCGCGCTGTATCTGATCGATGGCCGGATGGTGATGGCCAACTACCGTACGCACGACCGCTCAGGCAATTACGTCGCCTGGGACTGGGCCTGGAACATCCTCCAGAGCTGCGAGAAGGATGCGATTCTTTTCACCAACGGCGACAACGATACCTTTCCGCTCTGGTACATGCAGGAGGTCGAGGGCGTCAGAACCGATGTGCGCGTGGTAAACCTGAGTCTGGCTAACACCGGCTGGTATCTGTTGCAGCTGAAACACGACAGCCCGAGAGGCGCCAAGCCGGTGGAGCTGAAGATTAGTGACGCCGATCTGAAAGCGATTACCTACGTACCGGTCGATTCGGTCGATGTGGCCGTTCCCGCCGGTTCCGAACAGCGCAAGTTGTTCAGTGATGCCCGCCGCTCCGGAGTGAGCCTGCCTGCAACGCCTTCCGATTCGTTGCGCTGGAGGATCAGGCCGGGACTCAGCTATCAGGGCACAACCTATCTGCGCCCGCAGGATATTGCCGTCTATATGATCGTAAGCGACAATTATGGCAAGCGCCCGATCTATTTTGCCCTGACGGTCGATCCGACCGAGATGATCGGTCTGGAGCGGAACCTCCGTCTCGACGGTCTGGTTTACCGGGTCGTGCCGCTCAGGAGCGACTCGGCGCAAGATTTTTCCGATCCTGGTACGCTGTATGGCAACCTGTTCAATACCTACCGGTACCGCAACATCGGGAATCTTTCCGTGAACATCGACGAGACGTCGCGGAACCTCTTGGGCAACTACCCGCCGCTGTTCGGGCGGCTTGCCCTCGACTTGAGCGCTGCGCCTGGCGATTCGGTGCGTGTGCCTGATAAGTCCGGTGTCCTGCAAACCCGGCAGCGCAGGGCACTCGCGTACGAGGTGCTCGACCGGTACGAAAAGCTGTTCCCGCTGGAACGTTATCCGGTTTCGCCGAGCTTTGCCGCTACGGTTGCATCGCTTCGCATTTCCGAAGGTGCAAAGCAGAAAGCATATCCTTATATTAATTACCTTGAAGTTTTGGCTTCCCGGAGTGATGTCCGGGAGGAGCCGGAGCTGTACCTTCTGCTCTCACAGGTATATCGGAAAGCGGGAGAGAGCGGCAAGGCGGATGCCGTCCTGAATCATCTGAAGCAGGCCCTTCCTGCACTGCGGGAGCGGCTGGATTCCCTAAAGCAATAG
- a CDS encoding KamA family radical SAM protein, whose amino-acid sequence MLTFQSYTAENIQQLPQYDTIPPEQLHAIKVVAEVYPFRVNSHVAENLIDWSNIPDDPMFRLSFPQAGMLSGEDFRTISDLVLSDADSQLIRQEARKIQLRQNPNPAGQMELNTPRLDGEPLHGMQHKYRESVLFFPLEAQVCHAYCTYCFRWPQFSGLESLKFANESVDKLIDYLRSHPEVKDVIFTGGDPMVMSTELIEKYMRPLLDVPTLRTIRIGTKSLSWWPGRFTTDSDADQLIRFFEEVVTSGKHLAIMAHMSHPREIDNPEAVDAVRRIRSTGAVIRSQSPVVRHVNDDSEVWEEMWQKQVQLGVIPYYMFLERDTGPKHYFEVPLAEALDIYNGAYRQMSGLGRTVRGPSMSCSPGKVIVEDVTEINDEKLFVLKFTQGRNPEWTNKTFLASYDDSASWIDDLTPAFGDENFFFEPELRRMYGS is encoded by the coding sequence ATGCTTACCTTCCAATCATATACGGCGGAAAATATTCAGCAGCTACCGCAATACGACACGATTCCTCCCGAGCAGCTTCATGCCATCAAGGTTGTTGCCGAGGTCTATCCGTTCAGGGTGAACAGCCATGTAGCCGAAAATCTGATCGACTGGTCGAATATTCCCGACGATCCCATGTTCCGCTTGAGCTTTCCCCAGGCAGGGATGCTTTCGGGAGAGGATTTTCGCACGATCTCTGATCTTGTGCTTTCCGATGCCGACTCGCAGCTCATCAGGCAGGAGGCCAGAAAGATTCAGCTCCGGCAGAATCCGAACCCGGCCGGACAGATGGAGTTGAACACCCCCCGGCTCGATGGTGAGCCACTGCACGGCATGCAGCACAAATACCGTGAGAGCGTGCTGTTTTTCCCGCTCGAAGCGCAGGTCTGCCACGCCTACTGCACCTACTGCTTTCGATGGCCGCAGTTTTCAGGTCTGGAGAGCCTCAAATTCGCCAACGAGAGTGTCGATAAGCTGATCGACTATCTCAGGTCTCATCCGGAGGTGAAGGATGTGATTTTTACGGGTGGCGACCCGATGGTGATGAGCACCGAACTGATCGAGAAATACATGCGTCCGCTGCTCGACGTTCCGACCCTGAGAACCATCCGGATCGGTACCAAGTCGCTGAGCTGGTGGCCTGGTCGTTTCACAACTGACAGCGATGCTGACCAGCTGATCAGGTTTTTTGAAGAGGTGGTCACGTCGGGCAAGCACCTGGCCATTATGGCCCATATGAGCCATCCTCGCGAGATCGACAATCCCGAAGCGGTCGATGCGGTCAGGCGCATTCGCTCGACCGGAGCGGTGATCCGCAGCCAGTCGCCGGTGGTGCGTCACGTCAACGACGATTCTGAAGTCTGGGAGGAGATGTGGCAGAAGCAGGTGCAGCTCGGCGTCATTCCCTACTACATGTTCCTCGAACGCGACACCGGCCCGAAACACTATTTCGAGGTGCCGCTGGCCGAAGCGCTCGATATCTATAACGGCGCCTATCGCCAGATGTCCGGGCTTGGCCGCACGGTTCGCGGGCCGTCGATGTCCTGCTCGCCAGGCAAGGTGATTGTCGAGGATGTGACCGAGATCAACGACGAGAAGCTCTTTGTGCTGAAGTTCACGCAGGGACGCAACCCGGAGTGGACGAACAAGACCTTCCTCGCGTCCTACGATGATTCGGCTTCATGGATCGACGACCTGACGCCTGCGTTCGGCGATGAGAATTTCTTCTTCGAGCCGGAGCTTCGGCGCATGTACGGGAGCTGA
- a CDS encoding Ig-like domain-containing protein, protein MKEFPGLKVLFVLLFPLLFGACAVDRPPTGGPPDNTSLSVTASIPETGTVNTSPQTIQLDFSHYVSREALAKSIYFSPSVDDFEVSVHGREARIRIYSPLKQNRTYTLTLRNDLKSIYGDHRLDKSWALSFSTGPVIDNGSIEGQVWTPRMSPAANVTVMAFSPANGTSLPGKQSPEYLTQTGPSGAFRFEHLAPANYRIVAITDSNGNLRYDPESESFAVAAARAVAPDAPATIRPINLRLSDGSQVGPTLRSCQTINNREIEVTFNRPVPSESIDSWFSIENTTSGKPLPILGYFSLSRSSDASNWRLLTGKMNKESWYRLRFSDGQASSTLTFYGNDQQERYPALSLAIIPADGAESVITETIRPGSAPAAELRFNLPVVESSLTPGVVNLGLVEPTGTRSVACTITRIDSRTYAVRPSGGFLRGRSYTLRVDVGKINGIIGGMATGAQAVTSNFDIAGEESYGEINGTGKAMAPLIVIEAQMQDSKFMKRLEVKPSTTTGEFSFGFKGLPPGRYVLSAFSPSASSTSWSAGSVEPFAPADAFTARTVEVRAGWSTDDVRLDLPLSGRNNADLANKHENN, encoded by the coding sequence GTGAAAGAATTTCCCGGCCTGAAAGTCCTCTTTGTCCTTTTGTTCCCTCTGCTCTTCGGTGCCTGCGCCGTTGACAGACCCCCAACAGGAGGCCCACCGGACAACACCTCGCTCAGCGTCACCGCATCGATCCCCGAGACCGGCACGGTCAATACGTCGCCACAAACGATCCAGCTCGATTTCAGCCATTACGTAAGTCGGGAAGCATTGGCCAAATCGATCTACTTTTCTCCGTCAGTCGACGATTTCGAGGTCAGCGTGCACGGCCGCGAGGCGCGCATCCGAATTTACAGCCCGCTCAAGCAGAACCGCACCTACACGCTCACCCTGCGCAACGACCTGAAAAGCATCTACGGCGATCATCGGCTCGACAAGAGCTGGGCACTCTCTTTTTCGACCGGCCCGGTTATCGACAACGGTTCGATTGAGGGGCAAGTGTGGACTCCACGCATGTCACCAGCGGCCAATGTGACGGTCATGGCTTTTTCGCCTGCAAACGGCACCAGCCTGCCCGGTAAACAATCGCCGGAATATCTCACCCAGACCGGCCCATCAGGAGCGTTTCGCTTCGAACACCTCGCGCCCGCCAATTACCGCATCGTTGCCATCACCGACAGCAATGGCAATCTGCGCTACGATCCGGAAAGCGAGTCCTTCGCGGTTGCCGCAGCAAGGGCTGTTGCGCCGGATGCGCCAGCAACCATTCGGCCTATCAACCTTCGCCTTTCCGACGGCAGTCAGGTCGGCCCGACATTGCGTTCGTGCCAAACCATCAACAATCGGGAAATCGAAGTCACCTTCAATCGGCCGGTGCCGTCGGAAAGCATTGATTCGTGGTTCAGCATTGAAAACACCACCAGCGGCAAACCGCTCCCCATCCTCGGCTACTTCTCGTTATCGAGAAGCAGTGATGCCTCAAACTGGCGGTTGCTGACCGGCAAGATGAACAAAGAGAGCTGGTACCGCCTGCGCTTTTCAGATGGACAAGCGTCGTCAACGCTGACCTTTTACGGCAATGACCAGCAGGAGCGCTACCCCGCCCTGTCGCTTGCCATCATCCCGGCTGACGGAGCGGAGAGTGTCATTACAGAAACCATCCGCCCCGGATCGGCTCCCGCAGCAGAACTGCGCTTCAACCTGCCGGTTGTTGAATCATCACTGACGCCCGGCGTGGTCAATCTCGGACTGGTCGAACCGACCGGGACTCGCTCCGTGGCCTGCACCATCACACGAATCGACAGCCGCACGTATGCTGTCCGGCCATCCGGCGGCTTCCTGCGCGGACGAAGCTATACACTACGGGTCGATGTGGGAAAGATTAATGGCATCATCGGAGGTATGGCGACCGGCGCACAAGCTGTCACATCAAACTTCGACATCGCCGGAGAAGAGTCGTACGGTGAGATAAACGGCACGGGCAAAGCAATGGCACCACTGATCGTGATCGAGGCGCAAATGCAGGACTCGAAGTTCATGAAGCGCCTTGAAGTCAAGCCGTCAACGACAACCGGCGAGTTCAGCTTCGGCTTTAAAGGACTTCCCCCCGGCCGCTACGTCCTGAGTGCGTTCAGCCCGTCAGCTTCCTCCACCAGTTGGAGTGCAGGATCGGTCGAGCCGTTCGCACCTGCCGATGCATTCACCGCCAGAACCGTCGAGGTCAGGGCTGGCTGGAGCACTGATGATGTCAGGCTCGACCTCCCGTTATCCGGCAGGAACAACGCCGACCTGGCAAACAAACATGAAAACAACTAA